A region of the Streptomyces durocortorensis genome:
GGCCGCCCCTGAACGTGACCGCGCTGCGCCGCGGACTGCTGCGACCGGACGCGCTGTGGCGCTCGCTGGAGGTGGTGGAGTCCACCGGGTCCACCAACACCGACCTCGCAGGGCGGGCCCGCGCGGGGGAGGCGGACGAGGGCACGGTGCTGGTCGCCGAGGAGCAGACCGCCGGGCGCGGGCGCCTTGAGCGGACCTGGACCGCCCCGCCCCGCTCCGGGCTGTTCTTCTCCGTGTACCTGGAGCCGGGCGACATCCCGGTGGAGCGGTGGGGGTGGGTGCCGCTGCTGGCCGGGGTCGCCGCCGCGACCGGGCTCGCGAAGTCCGCGGGCGTCGACATGGCGCTGAAGTGGCCCAACGACCTGCTGGTCACGATCCCCAAGGGCTCCGACGGGCGCCGTCCGGGGGAGACCTCCCCGGGGGAGGAACGCAAGGCCGGGGGCATCCTCGGGGAGTTCGCCGGGGACGGCATCGTCGTCGGCCTGGGCATCAACGTGTCGCTGCGCGCGGACGAGCTGCCCGCCCCCACCGCCGGATCGCTGGTGCTCGCCGGAGCGGTCTCCACCGACCGGGAGACCCTGCTGCGGGCCGTCCTGCGCTCGCTGGAGCACTGGTACGGGGAGTGGAAGGCGGCCGGCGGGGACGCGGCCGCGTGCGGGCTCCAGGCCGCGTACGCCGCGGGCTGCGCGACCCTCGACCGGACCGTACGGGCGGAGCTGCCGGGCGGGACGTCCCTGGTCGGCGAGGCCGTCGCCATCGACGGGGACGGGCGGCTGGTGCTCTCCACCGAGGACGGGCTCCGGCAGCCGGTGTCGGCGGGCGACATCGTGCATCTGCGCGGGGCGGCCGGCGGGCTGACCTGAGAAGGCGTACGGAAGCGGGGGCGGAGTGCGCCCGCGCGCCCGATGTCACGCGCGACGCACCCGTATCGGTCAACCAAGGACGTGAGCTAGGGCACACCTGCCGTATCGTTGAGGCGATCGAGCGACAGATCGGCAGAGCAGTGCGCAGGGAACGGGCAGGAGGCGGCTGGTGACCGTCGGCGACACGACGTCCGGTGCGGGTGAGGAGCCCGGGCCGGACTCCTCGGTCCACGCCACACCCCACCACGAGGTCGACCACACGGCCGAACCGACCGACGACCCCCTCGCGATCCGGCTCGAACAGCTGATCCTCGGGGCCGACCGCCGCTACACGCCCTTCCAGGCGGCCCGTACCGCCGGGGTCTCCATGGATCTGGCCTCCCGGTTCTGGCGGGCGATGGGCTTCGCCGACATCGGCCAGGCCCGGGCGCTCACCGAGGCCGACGTCCTCGCCCTGCGCCGGCTCGCCGGTCTCGTCGAGGCGGGGCTGCTCAGCGAGCCGATGGCGATCCAGGTGGCCCGCTCCACCGGGCAGACCACCGCCCGGCTGGCCGAGTGGCAGATCGACTCGTTCCTGGAGGGCCTGACCGAGCCGCCCGAGCCCGGCATGACCCGTACCGAGGTCACGTATCCGCTGGTCGAGCTGTTGCTGCCGGAGCTTCAGGAGTTCCTCGTCTACGTGTGGCGGCGCCAGCTGGCCGCCGCCACCGGGCGGGTCGTGCAGGCCGCGGACGACGAGGAGATGGTCGACCGGCGGCTCGCCGTCGGCTTCGCGGACCTGGTCGGCTTCACCCGGCTGACCCGGCGTCTTGAGGAGGAGGAGCTCGGCGAGCTGGTCGAGTCCTTCGAGACGACCGCCGCCGACCTGGTCGCCGCGCATGGCGGGCGGCTCATCAAGACCCTCGGCGACGAGGTGCTCTTCGCCGCCGACGACTCCGGCACCGCCGCCGAGATAGCGCTCCGGCTGATCGAGGCGATGTCCCAGGACGAGACGATGCCCGCGCTGCGTGTGGGCATCGCCTTCGGCACGGTCACCACCCGGATGGGCGATGTCTTCGGCACCACGGTGAACCTCGCCAGCCGGCTCACCTCGATAGCCCCGAAGGACGCCGTCCTGGTCGACGGGGCGTTCGCCAAGGAGCTGATCCGCCACGGTCAGGCCCCGGAGTCCGAGGCTCAGGCCGCCGAGGATGCCGCGGCCGCCGCCGAGCGGGTCCGGCTCGCCGAGAAGGAGGGCCGCGAGCCGGACGACGAGCCGCCGCTGCCCACGTACCGCTTCGGGCTCCAGCCGATGTGGCAGCGGCCGGTGCGCGGGCTCGGCGTGGTCGAGCCGTGGCTGCTGGCCCGGCGCGGGACGAGCGGTTCCTGAGCCCTCGCACCTCCACCCCGGCCCGCTCTGTCGGTGGGACCGCCGCCCTGTCTAGGATCCCTGTCGATAACGCTCGTTAACAGGCGTCGTCGAGCGGACGTCGTCAACCGGCAGTCGTCAACCGACAGGGGTGCAGCCATGACCGTCACGTCCGAGCAGCGGTTCGGGGAGTTCGTCGTCGTACGGCGGCACGAGGGGCAGCGGCACGTCGCCGAGCTGGTCCTCGACCGGCCGAAGGCCATGAACGCCGTCTCCACCGACATGGCCCGCTCCATCGCCGCCGCCTGCGAGGCGCTCGGCGCCGACCGGGACGTCCGCGCCACCGTCCTCACCTCCAGCCATGAGCGGGCCTTCTGCGTCGGCGCGGACCTCAAGGAGCGCAACTCCTTCACCGACGCCGACCTCGTGCGCCAGCGGCCGACCGCCCGCGCCGCCTACACCGGCGTCCTGGAGCTGCCGATGCCGGTGATCGCCGCCGTGCACGGCTTCGCTCTCGGCGGCGGCTTCGAACTCGCCCTCGCCTGCGATGTGATCGTCGCCGACACCACCACCGTGGTCGGGCTGCCCGAGGTGTCGGTGGGCGTCATCCCGGGCGGCGGCGGTACGCAGCTGCTGCCGCGCCGGGTCGGGGCGGCGCGCGCCGCCGAGCTGGTCTTCAGCGCCCGCCGGGTCGAGGCCGCCGAAGCCCGCGAGCTGGGGCTCGTCGACGAGCTGGTCGAGGCGGGCCGGGACCGCGAGGAGGCCCTCGCGCTGGGCGGCCGGATCGCGGCCAACTCCCCCGTGGGGCTGCGCGCGGCCAAGAAGGCGCTGCGGCTGGGGCACGGGCTCGATCTGCGGGCGGGCCTGGAGGTCGAGGACGCGGCCTGGCGGTCGGTGGCCTTCTCCGGGGACCGGGCGGAGGGGGTGGCCGCGTTCAACGAGAAGCGCCGCCCCGACTGGCCCGGGGAATGAGCGGGCGACGTGTTGCGGAGAGTGAGTGATCTGTTCAGAAAAGGGCGAAATTAGTTAGGCATCAAACTGATCAAAAGTGAACAAATCTACATAAGCTGTACGAATGGGTGGTGACGATGAGCGGCTGCGGGCCGTGGTTTCGCTGGCGCAGACCATGGCCGCGGCGTACACGCCGCGCGACTCGTGGCGGGCGGCGGCGCTGGGTGCCTGCGAGGCGCTGAACGGCAGTTTCGCCGCGCTCTCCGTGTGGGAGCGCGACCGGGGCAGGCTGCGGGTGCTGGTCAACGCGGGGCAGCGGGCCGAGGGGGAGGAGGAGTTCCCCGAGGAGGAGGCCTACCCGGTCCACGAGTTCCCGGAGATCACCGAGTTCCTGCACGAGCGCTGGGCCGGCGGCGGCGAGCCCGACGCCTGGGTGGAGACCGCCGACGGCCAGCCCGGCGCGGGCGGCCCGGCACGCGGCGCCCGCCCGTACTGCCACCAGCGGGTCGCGGCGCTCCGGCGGCGCGGCCGGGGCTGCTGTGTGGTCGCGCCGATCGTGCTGCACGGCCGGGCCTGGGGCGAGCTGTACGTGGCGCGGCCCGCCGGGCAGCCCGTCTTCGGCCGGGCCGACGCGGACTTCGCGACCGTCCTCGCCGCCGTCGTGGCCTCCGGGATCGCCCAGACCGAGCGGCTTGAGGAGGTCCGCAAGCTGGCCTTCACCGACCCGCTGACGGGGCTCGCCAACCGCCGGGCCGTCGACATCCGGCTCGACGAGGCCATCGAGCGGCACCGCGCCGACGACACGGTGGTCAGCCTGGTCGTCTGCGATCTGAACGGCCTCAAAGCGGTGAACGACACCCACGGCCACGCCGTCGGCGACCGCCTGCTGGAACGTTTCGGCTCGGTGCTCTCGCTGTGCGGGGCGATGCTGCCCGAGGCGCTGGCGGCCCGGCTCGGCGGTGACGAGTTCTGCCTGCTCGCGGCGGGTCCCCCGGCCGAGGACGTGGTGGAGGTGGCCACCGAGCTGTGCGACCGGTCGGCGGTGATCGAGCTGGGCGACGGGGTGGCCTGCGGGGTCGCGTCGACGGGCGACCCGATCGGCCCGGTGCGATCGGCCCGTCGGCTCTTCCGGCTCGCGGACGCGGCCCAGTACCGGGCCAAGGCCGCGCGCTCGCTCAGGCCGGTGGTGGCCGGGCGGGACGGCGAGGTCATCCGGCTCGCGGACTCCCCGCCCAAGTCCGCGCACGACCGCCGCAGGCTGCGCGGCAACCGGCCGTGAGCGGTTGCCCGGAGGTAAGGAGCCCAGTGCCGAACCACTAGTGACATAGCGGTGTTCAGTCCGTACGCTGCTGAATATGGATATGCACACTGTTGTGGTGGGGACGTCCGGAACCACCGCCGATGACGTTGTCGCCGTAGCCCGCCACGGCGCCCGGGTCGAGCTCTCCGCCGCCGCCGTGGAAGCCCTGGCCGCCGCCCGCCTCATCGTGGACGCGCTCGCCGCCAAGCCCGAGCCGGTCTACGGCGTCTCCACCGGCTTCGGTGCGCTCGCCAGCCGCCACATCAGCCACGAGCTGCGCGCCCAGCTCCAGCGCAACATCGTCCGCTCGCACGCGGCGGGCATGGGCCCCCGCGTCGAGCGCGAGGTCGTCCGCGCGCTGATGTTCCTCCGGCTGAAGACGGTCGCCTCCGGGCACACCGGCGTACGCCCCGAGGTCGCGCAGACCATGGCCGACCTGCTCAACGCCGGCATCACGCCCGTCGTCCACGAGTACGGCTCGCTCGGCTGCTCCGGCGACCTCGCACCCCTCTCGCACTGCGCGCTCACCCTGATGGGCGAGGGCGACGCGGAAGGCCCCGACGGCACGGTCCGGCCGGCGGGCGAGCTGCTGGCCGCGCACGGCATCGCCCCCGTCGAGCTGCGCGAGAAGGAGGGCCTGGCCCTCCTCAACGGCACCGACGGGATGCTCGGCATGCTGGTCATGGCCCTCGCCGACCTGCGGAGCCTCTACACCTCGGCCGACATCACCGCCGCCCTCTCCCTGGAGGCGCTGCTCGGCACGGACAAGGTCCTCGCCCCCGAGCTGCACGCCATCCGCCCGCACCCCGGCCAGGGGGTCAGCGCGGACAACATGCTGCGGGTGCTGGCCGGTTCCGGGCTGACGGGCCATCACCAGGACGACGCGCCCCGGGTCCAGGACGCCTACTCGGTGCGCTGCGCCCCCCAGGTCAACGGCGCCGGCCGCGACACCCTCGACTACGCGGCCGTGGTCGCGGGCCGCGAACTGGCCTCCTCCGTCGACAACCCGGTGGTCCTTTCCGACGGGCGGGTCGAGTCCAACGGGAACTTCCACGGGGCGCCCGTCGCGTACGTCCTGGACTTCCTCGCGATCGTCGCCGCCGACCTCGGCTCGATCTGCGAGCGCCGAACCGACCGGCTGCTCGACAAGAACCGCTCGCACGGCCTGCCGCCGTTCCTCGCGGACGACGCCGGAGTCGACTCCGGGCTGATGATCGCCCAGTACACCCAGGCCGCCCTGGTCAGCGAGATGAAGCGGCTCGCCGTCCCCGCCTCGGCCGACTCCATCCCGTCCTCCGCCATGCAGGAGGACCACGTCTCCATGGGCTGGTCGGCCGCGCGCAAGCTGCGTACGGCCGTGGACAACCTGACCCGGATCGTCGCCGTCGAGCTGTACGCCGCGACCCGCGCGGTCGAGCTGCGCGCCGCCGAGGGCCTCACCCCCGCCCCCGCCTCGCAGGCCGCCGTGGCCGCGCTGCGGGCCGCTGGGGCGCAGGGACCGGGCCCGGACCGCTACCTCGCCCCGGACCTGGCCGCCGCCGACGCGTTCGTACGGGAAGGACGCCTGGTCGCGGCCGTGGAGCCGGTCACCGGGACGCTGGCCTGAGCCGCGCCCCGTAACGGGCCCTGAAGGGGCTTACGCGGAAGGGCTGCCGCACCGGGGGGAGCGGCAGCCCTTCTCGTACGTACGGATCAGAGCGCCGGGCGCGTCCCGGAACGGCGTACGGAGTAGGTCACGAAGCCCGCGCCGATGCCCAACAGGGCTGTGCCGCCGATGAGATACGGGGTGGTGTCCAGGCCCGGACCGGTGTCGGCGAGGCGCGCCCCGGAGGCGTCGTCGGGGCCACCGGCGGGCTGCTCGGCGGCCCGGCCCGGCGTGGCGGGCGAAGCGCCGCTCGGGGGGTTCTCGACGGTCGCGTTGGCCGACGGGACGAACCAGAGAGCGGCCAGCAGTGTGCCCGCGGCGGTGGCGGTCAGCAGTGTTCGACGAGCGACGGACACAGATTCGATCCCCTTGCGACAACCGTGAGTTAGCCCCGTGGGTCGATGCTAAGCAAAGCAGCGGGTCGGAGGAAAGTCGTGGCCTCGACGAGCCTTACGCTCCGGCCTATGACCACTGAAGAGACATCCAGGTTTGTTCGACTTCGCGTGGAGATGGTGCTGGAGGTCACCGACCTCGACGCCCTGACCGGTACCGCTCTCGAATCCATCGCCGCCGAGTACGGGGAGCCGCTTGCGGAGGTCGCCGTGAGCGATGCCGATGAGCGGGGCGAGGAGGAGCGCATGCATGCCGAGGCCGCTGTCCGGGCGGACGGCGCTGAGGCCCTCGCCTCACTGGTCGACCCCTTCGACCTGGTCGGCGAGGTGCCCGGGGTGGAGCTGGCCCAGGCGTCCTGGAGCAGCGAGAGCATCGACTTCGACCCCGACGCGGAGGGCTGGGACGAGGACGCGGACGACGAGGAGGACGCCCTGTTCCTGCCGCTGGACGAGGGCGACGAGGAGGGGCCCGGTTCCACGGTCACGCACAATGGGAAGAACGACCGCGAGGACGGTGACCCCGCACAACGGGTCTGACGTGTGAGAACACCGGCCCCGGGCCCGCCCGACCGCGGACCGGGGCCGCACTGTGCGGCGGCGCGGACCGGTTCCCGGCCACGGGAACCACCGCTGCCGCGGGCGCGTCGATGAGTGGTGTTCCCCACATCTTCCGTGGATGCGGAACGGAGCACCCGTTCCGGGTGTTCTTGGAACATTGACGGGGAAAGTGGCCTGGCGGTCCCGTCCGGGGATTTTTGGGGAATCGGCAACGATGGAGAAGCGTGTGATGACGGACAGCAAGCGGCGCAGGGGTCTCGTGGCCATGTCCGCACTGCTCGGCGGCGTGCTGGTGCTTTCGGCCTGTACCGACGACGGCGACAAGGGCGGAAAGACGGGCGCCGGGAGTTCGGAGTCCTCACAGGCGCAGGAAGTCGACAAGGCGGCGGCCGAGAAGGCCTCCGAAGCGCAGATATCGATTGCGCCGAAGAACGGCGCGACCAACGCCAGCATCAACAACGCCGCGCAGGTCTCCGTCAAGAAGGGCAAGCTGACCAAGGTCGTCATGACCACGGCGGACGGCACCCCGGTCGAGGGCACCCTGGAGGCCGACGGGTCCAGCTGGAAGCCCTCGGGCCAGCTGGCGCGGTCCACCACGTACAAGATCTCCGCCACGGCGGCCGACTCGAAGGGCCGCGAGGCCCACGAGAACAGCTCCTTCACCACCGTCTCGCCCGACAACAGCTTCATCGGGAACTTCACCCCCGAGGACGGCTCCACGGTCGGCGTCGGGATGCCCGTCTCGATCAACTTCAACAAGCCGATCACGGACAAGAAGGCCGTCCAGAGCGGTATCACCGTGACCTCCAGCAGTGGCCAGGAGGTCGTCGGCCACTGGTTCAACTCCCAGCGCCTGGATCTGCGCCCGGAGGACTACTGGCAGGGCGGTTCCACCGTCACGCTGAAGCTGGAGCTCGACGGCGTCGAGGGCGCCGACGGCGTCTACGGCGTGCAGCAGAAGACCGTGACCTTCAAGGTCGGCCGCAACCAGGTGTCCACCGTCGACGCGAAGACCAAGATGATGACGGTCACGCGCGACGGCAAGACCATCAAGACCATCCCGATCTCCGCCGGCTCGCCCGAGACCCCCACGTACAACGGACAGATGGTGATCTCCGAGAAGTACAAGGAGACCCGGATGAACGGTGCCACCGTCGGCTTCACCGATGACGACGGCAAGGGCGAGTACGACATCAAGGACGTGCCGCACGCGATGCGTCTGTCCACCTCGGGCACCTTCATCCACGGCAACTACTGGGGCAAGGGCATCTTCGGCTCCGCCAACACCAGCCACGGCTGCGTGGGTCTCGCCGACGTGAAGGGCGCGAACGACCCCAACGCGCCCGGCGCCTGGTTCTACGACAACTCGCTCGTCGGCGACGTGGTCATCGTCAAGAACTCCCCGGACAAGACCATCAAGCCGGACAACGGCCTCAACGGCTGGAACATGGACTGGGCCCAGTGGAAGGCCGGCTCCCAGGTCTGATCCGCCGGTCCGATCGCTTCTGCTTCACCCCCGTCCCCGCCCGAAGGCGGCGGCCCCGGAGCCTTCCGGGGCCGCCGCCTTCGGCGTGTCCGGTGCCTCTCCGACACCCACCCATCGGCTAAGGGGTCCGGTCATCCGGGGCAGGCGGGTGGGCGCGGTACTCGACAGGCCAGCGCCAGAGAGTCAGTACGAACGATATGACCGCGGCCATTCCCAGTGCCCAGGCCCAGACAAGGGCGGTCGCGGTCCTGTTGTCCGGGTCCGGTTCGCTGTTCGCCGCGACGATCAGCGCGATGATCGAGCCGGTGAACGTGGCGAGTCCGAGCCACAGCTGGCCGATGACCTCGTCACGGGCCCGGGTCCACGTGCACCGGTAGCGGGTGTAGGCCACGGGGCCGGACTGTTCACCGCGACGAGGGGAGATGAACTCCTCGTTGGTCTTCTCGTGTTCTGGCTTGGTGGTCATGAGGGATCACGGTACCGGGGTCCTCAACTCACCGTTCCTAAGCAGTGTCCAGGAGTGACATCTGATGCCAGCTCCTGGAACTGCGCGCATCCCGAACGGTGTTGGATGCGCTGGTCTCCCGCGTTCGCTGTTCCCCGATCCGGCGACGTGCATCGTGTGCACGTTCCGTGACGGGTGGGCGGGTTTCCTCACGCCCTCGTGCGCCTGGTCCGGTCTGGACGGTCCGATGCCCCGCAGCATCGCTCTGGTGCTGCGGGGGCGGTGCCGTCCGTCGCCGGATCGGGTGTCCGAGGGCGCGTCGCCCGATCGCGACGCCAGCAGCGTCGTGACGGGACATCTTTCGTTTCTTCGAGGTGAGGGGCTTCTTCCAGTGCTGGTCGCCCCACATCGACGTGTACGCCGGGTCAACGGCCACGATGGCGAGGTCCGTCTCGGCGGCCATGGACACGAGGCGGGCTTTGAGCTTGCCGGTCGGGATACCGGAGATAACCCGCCGGAACCGCTTGCGGCGGCCGTGTTTCTCGCGGGTCTTCTCGGCGGCGAAGTCCAGATTCTCGATACCGATCGCGGCCACGCCGCATTGCTTGGCCCAGTGCAGGACTCGGGTGACGGCGTGCCGGATCTGGGCGTCGCGGTGGTCTGCCGAGCCGGTGAGGTCGTAGAAGAACAAAAGACACTCATAGACACTTATTCGGAAGCAGTTGCCACCCCCTGGAGATCAGCCACTTCACCTCTGACGGGTGAGGTGCGATACGCCTGGTCCAGGATGCCCGTTGTCTGCCGACCCACCTGCCGGCGCGACCGAGAGGCCACCTGCACGGCAAGGGCGGGCCCGGCTCTGCCGGCCGGACCCGCCCCCGCCCGGCTACCGCCCGCTGAGCTGCGGCACCCCCCTGCATGCGGTCGTGCAGGGGCTGTTGACGCCGGGAGACGAGTCCTTGGGGCTCAGATCCTGTACCTCGGCGCTCACGCCCTGTGTAGAGGGTACGAGGGCGAACGATACGAACCGGGGCTTGTAGATACTGGGGTCCCTGTAGTGGGCCCCGTCCTCCCCCACGGTGGCATCAAAGCTGTTGACGTTGTAGGAGAGGGTCCACCGGCTACCGGATGACAGGTCTCTGTGCACATGGGCGTTGTAGGCGAATATGTTCCCGTCGCCATAGCTTCCCCACAGACCGACCTCGGGCATCATGTAGACAACGTCCCGGCCGGGGTTGTTCCTGAACCCGGTATAGGGGTTGCAGGATGCCCACAGGCGAACTCTCTGGCTGAAGGCCTCTGTGCTGTCCTGGCTGACGAGCACGAACGAGTTCCCCCACTTGGTGACACTGAACTCATTGGCCACACCCGTCAGGTTGGTCGTGCCCAGCGACTCCTTGCCCAGCCACGCCTTCCTGCCGTCGTTCAGGAACTCCCACTTGTAATCCTTGTTGAGGTCGGTCCCCTTGATGCGCGCTACCCTCATGCGCTTGTTGGTCGGGGCGTCCTCGATCCCGTAGACGTAGGTGTACCCGTCTCCGCTCTCACTTGCGGGAACAATGGCCGCCCCCCACTGCGTGGGACTCAGTCTCGGTACGACAGGGGAGGACGGGATGTCCTTCACCTGGGCCGGCCTGGTGAGGTCGTTGAGATCGAAGGTGGCCACGATCGTCTTCTCCAGCCTGAACCCCCAGAGGTCGTCAGGGTCATACCGGTGCCACTGGTGGAAGATGATCTGTAGGCGCTTTGTCGGGCGCAGCTCCCCCTCAAGCTGTACATCCGAGATCATCCCGTCACCGAGCCAATACCACCTGGTGGGATCGTTGTCCAGGTCGGTCATGAGGGAGCGCGGATTCTCCTTTGTCCCGCCGGTGACGGTCTTCAGGCTGTCTCCGTCCTGAATGACAAAGGAGTTGTTCACGAACGGGGCGTTCACCGGTCTGGTGCCGTCCTTGTTGAGCGGCCCCAGGAACGTGTCGGAGAATATGTACAGCAGTCGCCCGTCCGGAAGGCGTACCGAGTAGGTGGAGTCGCCGCCGGTCCACCCGTCAGGGGTCTTCTTCGCGTATTCGTTGAGCTGCTGCTCCGGTGGGGCCTTCGGCTCGACCTGCTTGGCCTCCGGTATCTCCACGTCGAGGCACGTTCCGGAGGGGGCGACCTTGGCGTACTGCGCGATCTTGCTGGCGAATCCCGGCTTCTCGTCCATGCCGCAGAGCCTGTCGACGTCTTTGGT
Encoded here:
- a CDS encoding biotin--[acetyl-CoA-carboxylase] ligase codes for the protein MTPPDAPHNRWSDLDRPPLNVTALRRGLLRPDALWRSLEVVESTGSTNTDLAGRARAGEADEGTVLVAEEQTAGRGRLERTWTAPPRSGLFFSVYLEPGDIPVERWGWVPLLAGVAAATGLAKSAGVDMALKWPNDLLVTIPKGSDGRRPGETSPGEERKAGGILGEFAGDGIVVGLGINVSLRADELPAPTAGSLVLAGAVSTDRETLLRAVLRSLEHWYGEWKAAGGDAAACGLQAAYAAGCATLDRTVRAELPGGTSLVGEAVAIDGDGRLVLSTEDGLRQPVSAGDIVHLRGAAGGLT
- a CDS encoding adenylate/guanylate cyclase domain-containing protein, whose protein sequence is MTVGDTTSGAGEEPGPDSSVHATPHHEVDHTAEPTDDPLAIRLEQLILGADRRYTPFQAARTAGVSMDLASRFWRAMGFADIGQARALTEADVLALRRLAGLVEAGLLSEPMAIQVARSTGQTTARLAEWQIDSFLEGLTEPPEPGMTRTEVTYPLVELLLPELQEFLVYVWRRQLAAATGRVVQAADDEEMVDRRLAVGFADLVGFTRLTRRLEEEELGELVESFETTAADLVAAHGGRLIKTLGDEVLFAADDSGTAAEIALRLIEAMSQDETMPALRVGIAFGTVTTRMGDVFGTTVNLASRLTSIAPKDAVLVDGAFAKELIRHGQAPESEAQAAEDAAAAAERVRLAEKEGREPDDEPPLPTYRFGLQPMWQRPVRGLGVVEPWLLARRGTSGS
- a CDS encoding enoyl-CoA hydratase/isomerase family protein; this encodes MTVTSEQRFGEFVVVRRHEGQRHVAELVLDRPKAMNAVSTDMARSIAAACEALGADRDVRATVLTSSHERAFCVGADLKERNSFTDADLVRQRPTARAAYTGVLELPMPVIAAVHGFALGGGFELALACDVIVADTTTVVGLPEVSVGVIPGGGGTQLLPRRVGAARAAELVFSARRVEAAEARELGLVDELVEAGRDREEALALGGRIAANSPVGLRAAKKALRLGHGLDLRAGLEVEDAAWRSVAFSGDRAEGVAAFNEKRRPDWPGE
- a CDS encoding GGDEF domain-containing protein, whose protein sequence is MGGDDERLRAVVSLAQTMAAAYTPRDSWRAAALGACEALNGSFAALSVWERDRGRLRVLVNAGQRAEGEEEFPEEEAYPVHEFPEITEFLHERWAGGGEPDAWVETADGQPGAGGPARGARPYCHQRVAALRRRGRGCCVVAPIVLHGRAWGELYVARPAGQPVFGRADADFATVLAAVVASGIAQTERLEEVRKLAFTDPLTGLANRRAVDIRLDEAIERHRADDTVVSLVVCDLNGLKAVNDTHGHAVGDRLLERFGSVLSLCGAMLPEALAARLGGDEFCLLAAGPPAEDVVEVATELCDRSAVIELGDGVACGVASTGDPIGPVRSARRLFRLADAAQYRAKAARSLRPVVAGRDGEVIRLADSPPKSAHDRRRLRGNRP
- the hutH gene encoding histidine ammonia-lyase; its protein translation is MDMHTVVVGTSGTTADDVVAVARHGARVELSAAAVEALAAARLIVDALAAKPEPVYGVSTGFGALASRHISHELRAQLQRNIVRSHAAGMGPRVEREVVRALMFLRLKTVASGHTGVRPEVAQTMADLLNAGITPVVHEYGSLGCSGDLAPLSHCALTLMGEGDAEGPDGTVRPAGELLAAHGIAPVELREKEGLALLNGTDGMLGMLVMALADLRSLYTSADITAALSLEALLGTDKVLAPELHAIRPHPGQGVSADNMLRVLAGSGLTGHHQDDAPRVQDAYSVRCAPQVNGAGRDTLDYAAVVAGRELASSVDNPVVLSDGRVESNGNFHGAPVAYVLDFLAIVAADLGSICERRTDRLLDKNRSHGLPPFLADDAGVDSGLMIAQYTQAALVSEMKRLAVPASADSIPSSAMQEDHVSMGWSAARKLRTAVDNLTRIVAVELYAATRAVELRAAEGLTPAPASQAAVAALRAAGAQGPGPDRYLAPDLAAADAFVREGRLVAAVEPVTGTLA
- a CDS encoding L,D-transpeptidase, yielding MEKRVMTDSKRRRGLVAMSALLGGVLVLSACTDDGDKGGKTGAGSSESSQAQEVDKAAAEKASEAQISIAPKNGATNASINNAAQVSVKKGKLTKVVMTTADGTPVEGTLEADGSSWKPSGQLARSTTYKISATAADSKGREAHENSSFTTVSPDNSFIGNFTPEDGSTVGVGMPVSINFNKPITDKKAVQSGITVTSSSGQEVVGHWFNSQRLDLRPEDYWQGGSTVTLKLELDGVEGADGVYGVQQKTVTFKVGRNQVSTVDAKTKMMTVTRDGKTIKTIPISAGSPETPTYNGQMVISEKYKETRMNGATVGFTDDDGKGEYDIKDVPHAMRLSTSGTFIHGNYWGKGIFGSANTSHGCVGLADVKGANDPNAPGAWFYDNSLVGDVVIVKNSPDKTIKPDNGLNGWNMDWAQWKAGSQV